The following coding sequences lie in one Mesorhizobium sp. NZP2298 genomic window:
- a CDS encoding PA0069 family radical SAM protein, whose translation MEPIVRADIAAFGAGRAEMANAMIEQSGMRIRPDRNRGRSAGINPSGRFEPVSRHVFDDGWDSLEELPPFKTEVQVEKPRTIITRNESPDISFDRSINPYRGCEHGCVYCFARPTHAFMGLSPGLDFESKLFAKPDAARLLNKELSKDGYQPRTIAIGTNTDPYQPIEKQYRIMREILEVLEARGHPVGIVTKSALVTRDIDILSRMAERGLAKVALSVTTMDRMLARTMEPRASTPTKRLEAIRQLSDAGIPASVMVAPIIPGLTDQEMERILDSARAAGAREAGYVVLRLPLEVSPIFKDWLLRHYPDRYRHVMSLIRSMRDGKDYDSEWGKRMKGAGPYAWQIGRRFEITAKRLGLNAERRTLRTDLFVAAGKDQEQLMLL comes from the coding sequence ATGGAACCGATCGTGCGCGCCGACATTGCAGCTTTCGGAGCTGGACGAGCCGAGATGGCCAATGCGATGATCGAGCAGAGTGGCATGCGTATCCGTCCGGACCGCAATCGCGGCCGGTCGGCGGGCATCAATCCGTCCGGCCGGTTCGAGCCGGTCAGCCGCCATGTCTTCGATGATGGCTGGGATTCGCTGGAGGAGCTGCCGCCCTTCAAGACCGAAGTGCAGGTTGAAAAGCCGCGTACCATCATCACCCGCAACGAATCGCCTGACATCTCCTTCGACCGGTCGATCAACCCCTATCGCGGCTGCGAACATGGCTGCGTTTATTGCTTCGCACGGCCGACGCACGCCTTCATGGGCCTGTCGCCGGGCTTGGATTTTGAATCCAAGCTGTTCGCCAAGCCGGATGCGGCAAGGTTGCTCAACAAGGAACTGTCGAAGGACGGCTACCAGCCGCGCACCATCGCCATCGGCACCAACACCGACCCTTACCAGCCGATCGAAAAGCAGTACCGGATCATGCGCGAGATCCTCGAAGTGCTGGAAGCGCGTGGCCATCCGGTCGGCATCGTCACCAAGTCCGCATTGGTGACGCGCGATATCGACATCTTGTCGCGCATGGCCGAGCGCGGGCTGGCCAAGGTGGCGCTGTCGGTGACGACAATGGACCGCATGCTGGCGCGCACCATGGAGCCCCGCGCGTCGACGCCGACCAAGCGGCTGGAGGCTATCCGGCAGCTTTCGGATGCCGGCATTCCGGCTTCGGTCATGGTGGCGCCGATCATCCCCGGCCTCACCGACCAGGAGATGGAACGGATCCTCGATTCGGCGCGCGCGGCGGGCGCGCGCGAGGCGGGTTACGTCGTGCTGCGCCTGCCTTTGGAGGTCAGCCCGATCTTCAAGGACTGGCTGCTGCGCCATTATCCCGACCGCTACCGCCACGTGATGTCCCTGATCCGTTCGATGCGCGACGGCAAGGACTACGATTCGGAATGGGGCAAGCGCATGAAGGGCGCCGGACCCTACGCCTGGCAGATCGGTCGCCGCTTCGAGATCACCGCCAAGCGGCTCGGCCTCAATGCTGAGCGGCGCACGCTCCGCACCGACCTGTTCGTCGCGGCCGGAAAGGACCAGGAGCAGTTGATGCTGCTCTGA
- a CDS encoding ribonuclease HII: MARARSDSPLLFEIVEKPDFSFETKAMADGLWPVAGMDEAGRGPLAGPVVAAAVVLDPANIPEGLDDSKRLSHLQREALFLRILGSAQAVSMASISAEGIDSSNILKASLEAMRRALVGLSVRPKLALADGRDVPPGLPCDGRALIKGDQRSQSIAAASIVAKVMRDRMMCGCGSHHDRYGFEVHMGYATARHRTAIEAHGPVARLHRVSFAPFRLGGAEVVEEESLAGLD; the protein is encoded by the coding sequence ATGGCTCGCGCGCGTTCCGATTCTCCGCTTCTCTTCGAAATCGTCGAGAAACCCGATTTCTCCTTCGAGACGAAGGCGATGGCTGACGGGCTATGGCCTGTCGCGGGAATGGATGAGGCCGGTCGCGGCCCGCTGGCCGGGCCGGTGGTCGCGGCCGCGGTGGTGCTCGACCCCGCCAACATCCCCGAAGGCCTCGACGATTCCAAACGTCTCAGTCATTTGCAGCGCGAGGCGCTGTTCCTGCGCATTCTTGGCTCCGCGCAGGCGGTTTCGATGGCGTCGATCAGCGCCGAAGGCATCGATAGCAGCAACATCCTCAAGGCAAGCCTGGAGGCGATGCGGCGCGCGCTGGTCGGGCTGTCGGTCCGCCCGAAACTCGCGCTTGCCGACGGCCGCGATGTGCCGCCCGGGCTGCCGTGCGACGGCCGCGCGTTGATCAAGGGCGACCAGCGCTCGCAGTCGATCGCCGCCGCCTCGATCGTCGCCAAGGTGATGCGCGATCGCATGATGTGCGGCTGCGGCAGCCATCACGACCGCTACGGCTTTGAAGTCCACATGGGCTACGCCACGGCCCGCCACCGCACGGCGATCGAGGCGCATGGCCCCGTCGCACGGCTGCACCGGGTGTCATTCGCGCCGTTCAGGCTGGGCGGGGCTGAAGTGGTTGAAGAAGAGAGCCTGGCCGGGCTGGATTGA
- a CDS encoding F0F1 ATP synthase subunit B: MDATSLATLWATIALIIFLGVAIYIKVPGLIAKALDARAARISSELDEARKLRDEAQQLLGQYKKKRKEAEQEAADIVAAAKREAEMLAADAHKKSEDYVARRTALAEQKIGQAERDAVAEVRASAVDIAVEAARALLAAKVDVKAGADLFKASLADVKAKLN; the protein is encoded by the coding sequence ATGGACGCTACATCTCTCGCAACGCTCTGGGCCACGATTGCCCTGATCATCTTCCTGGGCGTCGCCATCTATATCAAGGTGCCCGGCCTGATCGCCAAGGCGCTTGACGCCCGCGCCGCCAGGATCAGCAGCGAGCTCGACGAAGCCCGCAAGCTGCGTGACGAGGCCCAGCAACTGCTCGGCCAGTACAAGAAGAAGCGCAAGGAAGCCGAGCAGGAGGCTGCCGACATCGTAGCGGCCGCCAAGCGCGAAGCCGAAATGCTCGCCGCCGACGCGCATAAGAAGTCCGAAGACTATGTCGCTCGGCGCACCGCGCTTGCCGAGCAGAAGATCGGTCAGGCCGAGCGCGATGCGGTTGCCGAAGTGCGCGCCAGCGCCGTCGATATCGCTGTCGAAGCCGCCCGCGCGCTGCTGGCCGCCAAGGTCGATGTCAAGGCCGGCGCCGACCTGTTCAAGGCTTCGCTCGCGGATGTGAAGGCCAAGCTGAACTGA
- a CDS encoding F0F1 ATP synthase subunit B produces MFVTSAFAQESAPAADTSHAATGGDTHSATGVPAEAHGAFPPFDPATFPSQLLWLAITFGLFYLFLKRVVVPRVGGIIDVRNDRISQDLDQASKLKGEADAAVAAYEQELAEAKKNANSIGQQAADAAKTEAETARKKIEAALDEKLGEAEARISSIKANAMKEVGSIAEDTASAIVEALVGGKASKAEVAAAVKSVAR; encoded by the coding sequence ATGTTCGTGACATCTGCCTTTGCGCAAGAGTCCGCGCCTGCCGCCGATACCAGCCATGCCGCGACCGGAGGCGACACGCACTCCGCCACCGGCGTGCCTGCCGAAGCGCATGGCGCATTTCCGCCGTTCGATCCTGCGACCTTCCCGTCGCAGCTTCTGTGGCTGGCGATCACTTTTGGGCTGTTCTACCTCTTCCTGAAGCGCGTCGTGGTGCCGCGCGTCGGCGGCATCATCGATGTGCGCAATGACCGTATCAGCCAGGATCTCGATCAGGCGAGCAAGTTGAAGGGCGAGGCCGACGCCGCTGTTGCTGCTTACGAGCAGGAACTGGCGGAAGCCAAGAAGAACGCCAATTCGATCGGCCAGCAGGCCGCCGATGCGGCCAAGACGGAAGCCGAGACCGCACGCAAGAAGATCGAGGCCGCGCTCGACGAGAAGCTTGGCGAGGCCGAGGCACGCATTTCTTCCATCAAGGCCAACGCCATGAAGGAAGTCGGCAGCATTGCCGAGGACACCGCTTCGGCGATCGTCGAGGCCCTGGTCGGCGGCAAGGCCAGCAAGGCCGAGGTCGCGGCCGCGGTCAAATCCGTGGCCCGGTGA
- a CDS encoding F0F1 ATP synthase subunit C, translating into MDAEAAKYIGAGIACLGMGGAGIGLGNIFGSYLSGALRNPSAADGQFGRLIFGFAVTEALGIFSLLIALLALFG; encoded by the coding sequence ATGGACGCAGAAGCAGCAAAGTACATCGGCGCCGGCATCGCTTGCCTGGGCATGGGTGGCGCGGGCATTGGCCTGGGCAACATCTTCGGCAGCTACCTCTCGGGCGCGCTGCGCAACCCGTCGGCTGCTGACGGCCAGTTCGGCCGCCTGATCTTCGGCTTCGCCGTGACCGAAGCTCTGGGCATCTTCTCGCTTCTCATCGCGCTGCTGGCCCTGTTCGGCTGA
- a CDS encoding F0F1 ATP synthase subunit A: MAADKVDPIHQFHIIKLVPINIGGYDLSFTNSALFMVATVVVAAAFLFLTTSSRSLVPGRLQSISEMAYEFVGNMLRDAAGTQGMKFFPFVFSLFMFVLVANLLGLFPYFFTVTSHIIVTFGLAALVIGTVVVYGFMKHGLGFLKLFVPHGVPVFLLPLVVLIEVISFVSRPVSLSVRLFANMLAGHITLKVFSGFVVSLSALGAVGVAGSILPLAMAVALTALELLVAFLQAYVFAVLTCMYLNDALHPGH; encoded by the coding sequence GTGGCAGCTGACAAGGTCGATCCGATCCACCAGTTCCATATCATCAAGCTGGTTCCGATTAACATCGGCGGCTACGACCTGTCCTTCACAAATTCGGCACTGTTCATGGTCGCGACCGTGGTTGTCGCGGCCGCGTTCCTGTTCCTGACGACGTCGAGCCGCAGCCTGGTTCCCGGCCGGCTGCAGTCGATCTCCGAAATGGCCTACGAGTTCGTCGGCAACATGTTGCGCGATGCCGCCGGCACGCAGGGCATGAAGTTCTTCCCCTTCGTGTTCTCGCTGTTCATGTTCGTGCTGGTCGCCAACCTGCTCGGCCTTTTCCCCTATTTCTTCACCGTCACCAGCCACATCATCGTCACCTTCGGCCTCGCCGCCCTGGTGATCGGAACCGTGGTGGTCTACGGCTTCATGAAGCACGGTCTCGGTTTCCTGAAGCTGTTCGTGCCGCATGGCGTGCCGGTGTTCCTGCTGCCGCTGGTGGTGCTGATCGAAGTCATCTCCTTCGTGTCGCGCCCGGTCAGCCTCTCGGTTCGTCTGTTCGCCAACATGCTGGCCGGCCACATCACGCTGAAGGTGTTCTCGGGCTTCGTCGTCAGCCTCTCCGCGCTCGGCGCGGTCGGCGTCGCGGGCTCGATCCTGCCGCTGGCCATGGCGGTGGCGCTGACGGCGCTTGAATTGCTGGTCGCCTTCCTGCAGGCGTACGTCTTCGCGGTGTTGACCTGCATGTATCTCAACGACGCCCTGCATCCCGGGCACTAG
- a CDS encoding AtpZ/AtpI family protein gives MADKSRPDGTGETGRGNQHETGIRDDDLERRRRELEASLATRLPNRLEGKDDAKAGSAAGYGQAVKLSSEFIAGVVVGAGIGWIIDRMAGTSPWGLIVFLLLGFGAGVLNVMRSAGVVAEFGQGDKSRSGRDDSK, from the coding sequence ATGGCCGATAAAAGCAGGCCAGACGGAACCGGAGAAACCGGCCGCGGCAATCAGCATGAAACCGGCATCCGCGACGACGATCTTGAGCGACGTCGGCGTGAACTTGAAGCATCGCTTGCGACAAGGCTGCCGAACCGGCTCGAGGGGAAAGACGACGCGAAAGCGGGCAGTGCGGCCGGATATGGCCAGGCGGTCAAACTCTCCAGTGAATTTATCGCTGGCGTGGTGGTGGGCGCCGGTATCGGCTGGATCATCGACCGTATGGCGGGGACATCGCCGTGGGGTCTGATCGTTTTCCTGCTGCTTGGTTTTGGCGCCGGCGTGCTCAATGTCATGCGTTCCGCGGGCGTTGTGGCAGAATTCGGACAGGGCGATAAATCGCGCTCTGGCCGGGACGACAGCAAATGA
- a CDS encoding cell wall hydrolase, whose amino-acid sequence MHRRVLKRLAAAAGEKKRNFVSPLIIGLGIWIGFPTVAAYQDMTSLVSGLESPTARWNSYVERSVAGSVHAAEMPFVDSDVTGSISGSGIHLAGVGSVSFRGKGGKVSGSPDEDRVMRADKKGRIVQVSPVAPPKNFNAGSIFQRTSSLMRPSMDSDLKMAFAKPQIKGKEIQIAAEFHAREDKKPDPGVPAMLAALVNNDHPDVLATAYAQSEPDYAKASPFEALLQDEQPNSGRFIPPMAKGDHWWIQNPLPESVFSKKEQACLANGIYFEARSESVRGQAAVAQVILNRVRNPAYPNSICGVVYQNDSWFNRCQFSFACDGRRKRIDSPVAYKTAQDIAMAVTAGKIFIPEVGSSTHYYAQYVHPGWARTMQKMTKIGLHIFYRTYGGGWS is encoded by the coding sequence GTGCATCGACGCGTCTTGAAGCGGCTTGCTGCCGCCGCCGGTGAGAAGAAGCGCAATTTTGTGTCTCCGCTCATCATCGGCCTCGGCATCTGGATCGGTTTCCCGACCGTCGCTGCCTACCAGGACATGACCAGTCTGGTTTCCGGCCTCGAATCGCCGACCGCGCGCTGGAATTCCTATGTCGAGAGATCCGTCGCCGGTTCGGTGCATGCCGCCGAGATGCCGTTCGTCGATTCCGATGTCACTGGCTCGATCTCCGGATCGGGTATTCACCTGGCGGGCGTCGGCTCTGTCTCGTTTCGCGGCAAGGGCGGCAAGGTCAGCGGCTCGCCCGACGAGGATCGCGTCATGCGCGCCGACAAGAAGGGCCGCATCGTCCAGGTGTCTCCTGTTGCACCGCCGAAGAACTTCAACGCCGGTTCGATCTTCCAGCGGACCTCATCCTTGATGCGGCCGAGCATGGACAGCGATCTGAAAATGGCATTTGCCAAGCCCCAGATCAAAGGCAAGGAAATCCAGATCGCCGCGGAATTCCATGCGCGTGAGGACAAGAAGCCGGATCCCGGCGTGCCGGCCATGCTTGCGGCCCTCGTCAACAACGATCATCCGGATGTGCTGGCAACGGCTTATGCGCAATCCGAGCCGGACTATGCCAAGGCCTCGCCCTTCGAAGCCCTCCTCCAGGACGAGCAGCCCAACAGTGGCCGCTTCATTCCGCCGATGGCCAAGGGTGACCATTGGTGGATCCAGAATCCGCTGCCTGAGAGTGTCTTCTCCAAGAAGGAGCAGGCATGCCTGGCCAACGGCATCTATTTCGAGGCGAGGAGCGAGTCCGTGCGCGGCCAGGCTGCCGTTGCCCAGGTCATCCTCAATCGCGTCCGCAATCCGGCCTACCCCAATTCGATCTGCGGCGTCGTTTACCAGAACGACAGCTGGTTCAACCGTTGCCAGTTCTCCTTCGCTTGCGACGGCAGGAGGAAGCGCATCGACAGCCCGGTCGCCTACAAGACCGCGCAGGACATCGCCATGGCCGTCACCGCCGGCAAGATATTCATCCCGGAGGTCGGATCGTCGACCCACTACTATGCCCAATATGTCCATCCGGGATGGGCGCGCACGATGCAGAAGATGACCAAGATCGGCTTGCATATCTTCTACCGCACCTATGGCGGCGGGTGGAGCTGA
- a CDS encoding MFS transporter, producing MSAIVDCTDQKPTQILQDRAAGSTGRVFSPGHRWKVLGIGVAANASFSATFSGIPATAVVLRQGYHLSNAELGLALGLLGLGVALSELPWGLLTDRWGDRRVLLIGLGATAAWLLAMAVLVVPTRSGVPDITLLSASLLVTGLLGGSVNGSSGRAIMGWFRENERGFAMSIRQTAVPLGGGLGALVLPSLALVFGFSAVFGLLAGTSAISALFAWRWLHEPPTVDHVVSPTTAGSAPLRNLEVWRIATAIGLLCFPQVAVLTFASVFLHDFAGLGTAAISASLAAVQIGAMVMRVWSGRFTDRHGNRRQFLRRCSAFSALAFVVLWVLVLASPAMPGGQSFLIAVLPLVLIAAGISVSAWHGVAYTELATLAGAGHVGTALSLANTFVFVGFFLVPVAIPGLLHLWSWSGVWLSAAICALIAWPIFLRPA from the coding sequence ATGTCCGCCATCGTTGACTGCACCGACCAAAAGCCAACACAAATCCTGCAAGACAGGGCTGCCGGCTCCACCGGAAGGGTGTTCAGCCCTGGCCATCGCTGGAAGGTCCTGGGCATCGGTGTCGCCGCGAACGCCAGTTTCTCGGCCACCTTCTCCGGCATACCGGCAACGGCCGTCGTGCTTCGTCAGGGCTATCACCTGAGCAATGCCGAGCTTGGCCTGGCGCTTGGCCTCCTCGGACTGGGCGTTGCGCTCAGCGAATTGCCCTGGGGCTTGCTCACCGATCGCTGGGGCGATCGCCGCGTGCTTCTGATCGGACTTGGGGCGACGGCGGCCTGGCTGCTTGCCATGGCCGTGCTCGTCGTGCCGACGAGGTCAGGCGTTCCCGATATCACGCTCCTGTCGGCAAGCCTGCTCGTCACCGGATTGCTGGGCGGCAGCGTCAACGGCTCGAGCGGCCGTGCCATCATGGGCTGGTTCCGGGAAAATGAACGTGGCTTTGCCATGAGCATCCGTCAGACGGCGGTGCCGCTTGGTGGTGGCCTGGGCGCGCTTGTCCTGCCGTCGCTCGCCCTGGTTTTCGGCTTTTCCGCGGTGTTCGGGCTCCTGGCCGGCACATCCGCTATCTCCGCCCTGTTCGCCTGGCGTTGGCTGCACGAGCCGCCGACCGTGGATCACGTCGTTTCGCCGACCACGGCCGGATCGGCGCCGCTGCGCAACCTCGAGGTCTGGCGCATCGCCACCGCTATCGGCTTGCTCTGCTTCCCGCAGGTGGCGGTGCTCACTTTCGCGTCTGTGTTTCTGCACGACTTCGCAGGGCTGGGAACCGCCGCGATCAGTGCGAGCTTGGCAGCCGTGCAGATCGGCGCCATGGTCATGCGCGTCTGGAGCGGCCGCTTCACCGACCGCCACGGCAATCGCCGTCAGTTCCTTCGCAGATGCAGCGCGTTCAGCGCGCTTGCCTTCGTGGTGCTCTGGGTATTGGTCCTGGCCAGCCCCGCCATGCCGGGCGGCCAGTCCTTCCTGATCGCTGTTCTTCCCCTAGTGCTGATTGCCGCAGGCATCTCGGTCTCCGCCTGGCATGGTGTTGCCTACACCGAGCTTGCCACGCTTGCCGGCGCCGGCCATGTCGGAACCGCGCTCAGTCTGGCCAACACCTTTGTTTTCGTTGGCTTCTTCCTGGTGCCGGTGGCCATTCCCGGGCTGCTGCACCTCTGGTCATGGTCCGGCGTCTGGCTGTCGGCCGCCATCTGCGCGCTCATCGCATGGCCGATTTTCCTGCGGCCGGCCTGA
- a CDS encoding LysR substrate-binding domain-containing protein — translation MQRVTFDLDVLRSFVTGMELGSFAKAADRLGRSTSAVSAQLKKLEEQAATPIFRKSGRGLALTEAGETMLGYARRLIELNDEAVAAIHDVELEGWVRLGLQEDFGEAVLPDVLGRFARAHPKVKIEARIARSFELADKITSGSLDIALAWHNGTMLPYSEHVADVPMRWIGPTKRIETSLRDGEPLPLVALEAPCLLRTVATETLDRAGLPWRMAFSSPSLGGIWAAVAAGLGLTIRTDIGLPASVSAMKPEIAGLPGLPKMALYLHRRDAELEPVAARLADILLEAARQALPDNARTAGLRAVA, via the coding sequence ATGCAACGCGTGACCTTCGACCTCGACGTTCTCCGCAGTTTCGTCACCGGCATGGAGCTCGGCAGCTTTGCCAAGGCCGCCGACCGGCTTGGCCGCTCGACCTCGGCGGTCAGCGCGCAGTTGAAGAAGCTGGAAGAGCAGGCAGCGACGCCGATCTTCCGCAAATCGGGGCGCGGCCTCGCCTTGACGGAGGCCGGCGAGACCATGCTCGGCTATGCGCGCCGGCTGATCGAGCTGAATGACGAGGCGGTGGCGGCAATCCATGATGTCGAGCTGGAGGGCTGGGTGCGGCTCGGCCTGCAGGAGGATTTCGGCGAGGCGGTGCTGCCGGATGTGCTCGGCCGCTTCGCCCGTGCCCACCCCAAGGTGAAGATCGAGGCCAGGATCGCGCGCAGCTTCGAACTCGCCGACAAGATCACGTCAGGCAGTCTCGATATCGCGCTTGCCTGGCACAATGGCACGATGCTGCCCTATAGCGAGCACGTCGCCGACGTTCCAATGCGCTGGATCGGTCCGACCAAGCGCATCGAGACCAGCCTGCGCGACGGCGAGCCGCTGCCGCTGGTGGCACTCGAAGCGCCATGCCTGCTGCGCACAGTGGCGACGGAAACGCTCGACCGCGCCGGATTGCCATGGCGCATGGCCTTCTCCAGCCCGAGCCTTGGCGGCATATGGGCGGCCGTGGCCGCGGGGCTGGGGTTGACGATCCGCACCGACATTGGCCTGCCGGCCAGCGTCAGCGCGATGAAGCCGGAGATTGCCGGCCTGCCGGGGCTGCCCAAGATGGCTCTGTACCTGCATCGCCGGGATGCCGAACTCGAGCCGGTGGCGGCGCGCCTCGCCGATATACTGCTGGAGGCGGCGCGACAGGCACTACCCGACAATGCGCGGACTGCCGGCCTACGCGCCGTGGCCTGA